The Flavobacteriales bacterium genomic sequence TCGGTCGCGCACGTCCGCGTCGTGGGAATGAACTACTTCCCGATCGGCTGGAGGTACACTACACGGGAATGCAGAATACACCGTACTGGGCGTATGTGGACACGGCAACGAGTGCAACGTCTTCGGACCGATTCGAAAGCGTGCTGCAATTCAAGGCCGTCAAAGGATTTCATTTCGGAATTTTAGGATGGGATAACGAAGTCATGTATCAGGCTATTGACGCCGTTTCCCTCGCGCTCCCCGACATCGTTTTACGCTCTAGCTTGTACGTAGATACGCGAATCTTCGAAAACAAACCGCTCCACGTACAGTTCGGAGCCACGGTAAACTATACCACAAGCTTCAATGGAAACGCATACAGACCCTCTGTTGCGACATTCTTGAGACAAGATGACGTCTCCATTGGTAACTATCCTTTCATCGATCTCTTTCTGAATGCCCAAGTACGGGAGCTCAGCGCCTTCATTACCCTGGAACACGTGAATGCCGGATGGTTTGATTACCGGTATTTTACTGCACCGCATTATCCCACGAATGACCTCGTTTTGAGGTTTGGACTCCGGTGGTCATTCTATAACTAGGTCTTAGTGGATATGAACCATGAACTTGAACCATAAACCTTGAACCAAAACCATGAGCTATGAGCCCAAGAGGGATTAAGAGGCCAATATTAGAGCTTAGAGCTTGGCCTGGTTAAGGGTGCTAAGCCTTTGCTATTCAAAACAAGCTTTCGCCTTGGGCCACAGGAACTACGATCAAGTGCTAAGTGATGCGCTTTTGGAAAATGAGCCCTCACCGCCTACGGCCTATAGCTTATCGCCTATAGACTCTTTAAGCCATGCAATGTCCTTCGGCCTCGCTATAATCGACTCGCGCTTTGTGCAAATATCCTTGTGGCCTTTGACTAAAAAGATCAGGTTTTCTGCTTTTTCTTTTTCGCTGCCGGGAACAAGATATTGTTCAATATAAGCCGATAGCCGGGCGAGTTTGGGTGCAGTTCTAGCTCGGTCTTCGGATCGCCCACCATGTGCTGATAATCTTCAGGGTCGTGGCCTCCGTAAAAGGTCCAGGTGCCTTCACCAAATTCACCGTGTATATAACGCGTTTCACCCCAGGCTTTATTTTCACCCATCACCAATACATCGGGCTTCAACACCTCGTTGCGGTACGATGTCGTTTGCCCCATGAATCCTTTTACCACACGAGTATGATTCTGACACAACATCGTTGGAACAGGATCCCATTTCGCGCTGAAATCAAATAGCGTAAAGAAATCCTGCTCTGGCTTCCTCGGCCTCGTATTCGTTGCGTCAATGTTAGAGAATTCATACTCATTCGGATTCATACTTAACTTGAAATCCTCAAAAGCGAAGGTTTGACTATAGTCCAACTTGGACTGAGCCGCCGGATCGGCAGCGTCACCATCGAACATATATTCGCAAATATCCACACCTTGGGCGGCCAAGGCGATATCGTAGCTATCGGTGGCGCTACACATCGCAAATAGGAATCCGCCCGCCAAAGTGAAGTTCTTGATCTTCTGTGCCACGGCTAACTTAGCCTGACTCACCTTGGTATAGCCCAAAGCCGCCGCACGCGTTTCCGAGTCGCGCTTTTGATCGATATACCACGGAGCATTTCTAAATGCTCGGTAGAATCGTCCGTATTGTCCGGTAAAGTCTTCGTGGTGCAAATGGAGCCAATCGTACAGCAACAACAAATCGTTCAATACCTCTTCGTCATAGACAACATCGTATGGTATCTCGGCATAAGTTAAGGCCAGCGTCACCGCATCGTCCCATGGCTGCGCAGTTTTCGGTGAGTAAACAGCGATTTTCGGTGCCTTTTCGAGTTTTACGGCATCCATGTTCACCTCTGGTGACGCGATCTCTGCCAAAATTTGATTGGCCTGGACATCCGCGATCAAATCGTAGCTGACATCGCGCACAATGCACTCGCGTTCGATCTGCTCGCCATAAGGGATCAGGAAACTACCACCGCGATAATTGAGCAGCCATTGAACCGTCACTTCTCTTTCAATGACCCAATAGGCGATACCATAGGCCTTTAGGTGGTTCTTTTGTCCCGCTTCGTCCATCGGGATCAATATATGCCGGGCCATGCCATTGAAGGTCAACAGCAAGCCGATAAGCAATAAGAATATTTTAGAAGGGAACTTGCCCGTCGTCAAAGGCATCGTCGTTGTTCATTTTCGATTCTACAAAACCGCCACCCGAATAACCGAAATCATTGAGGTCCGAGAACTTCGCTAAATGACCGATGAACTTCAATCGGACCTCGTCCAGCGCTCCATTACGGTGCTTGGCCAAAATGAACTCGGCCTGACCTTCACACAGAGTATGTTCTTCATCGTCCCATTCGGTGAGCCCGTAGTATTCAGGCCTGTAAATAAAACTCACGATGTCGGCATCCTGTTCAATCGCTCCCGATTCCCGAAGGTCGGACAATAAGGGGCGTTTGGATCCACCGCGTGTTTCAACGGCTCGACTCAACTGACTCAAGGCGATGACCGGCACACTGATCTCTTTGGCAATACTCTTCAATGAACGTGAAATGGTACTGATTTCTTGCTCCCGGTTTCCACCTTTTTGATCCGATCCGGTCGTCATCAGCTGTAAGTAGTCAATAATGATGACACCCACATTATGCTGCGATACCAATCGTCGACATTTTGCCCGAAGATCGAAGATCGATAGGGCAGGGGTATCGTCGATAAATAGAGGAGCCTTTTCTAGATTCTTGATCTTGGCGTGTAGTTGCTGCCATTCGAAATCCTCTAGATTTCCCTTTCGCAATTTCTCCGAACTCAATCCGGTTTCGCTCGAGATCAAACGAGTGATCAACTGAACACTCGACATCTCCAAGGAAAAGACGGCAACTGGCGTTTGATGATCAATGGCCATATTTCGAGCCATACTCAATGCAAAGGCCGTTTTACCCATACCCGGGCGAGCCGCCAAAATGACCAAGTCACTCTTTTGCCAACCCGAAGTCAATTTATCGATCTGCGTAAAACCGCTGGGTACCCCACTCAATCCTTGCTTGCGTGAAATATCCTCGATATTCTGCAAGGCCTGTTGGATCAGGCTCTCTGCCGAGTCGTAGTTTTTTTTAATGTTTCCTTCGGTGATCTCGAACAACCGAGCTTCCGCCTTGTCGAGCAGCTCCAATACATCGGTCGTTTCGTCAAAGGCATCCCGTATGATCTCACTCGATACGCGCACCAACTCACGCTGAATGTACTTCTGCACGATGATCCGCGAATGAAATTCAATGTGAGCCGATGAACTTACTCGTTGCGTTAGCTGCGCCAAGTAGTAATCTCCACCCGCAATGTCCAATTTACCCTCTTCCTTGAGGTAGTTGGCTACGGTGAGCATATCTATCGGTTTACTCTCACCGAACAATGCTTTGATGGTGCTAAAAATGGCCTGATGACTCTCTTTGTAAAAAGCTTCCGCACTTATGATATCGATCACCTCGTTTAGAGCGTTCTTGTCAATGAGTAATGCACCCAACACCGCTTCCTCTAAGTCGACCGCCTGTGGAGGCACGCGACCGTGCTCCATGTCGATCACCGACGCGCTGGTACGGGCCACTCCGCGGGATGGATTGTTTTGTACATTAGCCATAAAGCCTCTTTTATTTTTTGGCCCCTAGGGCCGAAGGTAGTATGCAAAAAACGATAAAAATACGCGTAATTCTAAGCGTTTTGGCACTTATAGTTATCCACAGCTGTACGCCGTCGGAGTCGAGTCCGCCCGTGGTCTCTATTGAGCTTCCGAGTGATGGGTTGGCGATCGAAGCCGGAGATACTCTCCTGGTGCGGGCTACCGCCATGGACGATGAGCAGATCGCCAAATGGACCGTCACCCTCACCGATGAATTCTTCGTTCCTACAGGCACGCGAATCAAATTTCAACCTAGCGGGAAAAATGTCCAGATCGAACTCGATTACCCAATTCCGATCGATTTGACCAGCGGAATCTATTACCTCCTCGTTAGCGCAACCGATGGCGAATCGAGCACGAACGCCTTTTCCAAGCTCAATGCCACCGGTGTTCCTCGCGAACGACTTGGACTGGTGGCCATTGTGGAGTCGGGAGGGCAGTATATCGCACGCCTACGGCCCCAAGGAGCAGGGTGGTCTACCATTGCTGACCTTGGGAGTGAATTCATCGCGGCCGGACTCAGCAGTGCCACGCAGCGCCTCGTCACGTCAGGTACCGAAACCGAACCTATGCGCGTTTTCGATCTCAATACCAATTCCACCGTGTACGAGCGCACCTGCTCCTCGGCACCCGGCGATCCCTGCATTTCGACCTCCGCAACGGATGGCGAAGCGTTCTTCATGGGAAAACACGAAGGCCGTATCTCGAGCTGGAATGCGGCCGGACAACTAGAACTCGATTTTCCGCTTCCCGAATTTCGCTACCCGCGATCTCTGTACTTTCAAGACGGACATATCTTCGTCGAAGAATGGTCCACGGCCACGCCTAACCGCCACTGGTCATCATACAACGCCGAGAACGGTGTTCCACAACAAGAGATCTTGCTCGAAGGCTCTTTCTTGGCTGCATTTCCGGTGGCCCCAAACCAAATGCTTATCGCCACCAACCACCAAGGCGTCGGCAAGATCCGCTACTATTTCTACAATGAAAATGGATATCAACTTCCAATTCCGGGGCCTAGCGGCCCGATTAGCACCATCGCGCAGCGATCGAGCACCACGTACTACTATGGGCAGTCCGACGGAATTTACAGCATTGACCTCTCGTCGACGAATAACCTCCTTTTCAAACCCGTAGTAGAACCCGATCTCATGCAGTACGACGATATCAATAATGAGCTCGTTTGCGCCATCGGAAATATTATTATCGGATACGATGCCGACTCAGGCGCACAACTCTACGTCACACCCCCCGGGGGTAATGTCGTAGACGTATTTGTGTGGTATTCGAGGTAGTTCTTAGCGTTGGGGTCTTAGTTTCTGAGCCATAGGCTATTGGCTTTTTGATTTGATCCATGAAGGCCCGAAGTTTTGGTAAGGATCAAAAAGTGCTTAGGCCTTAGTGATAAGTTTTTAGCTAGTTTTCTATCCAACTATCCAACCAATAGCCAATGCATCGACCACAGCCAGCTAAGAACTAAAAACTAAGAATTAAAAACTCGCATCAAGCGG encodes the following:
- the dnaB gene encoding replicative DNA helicase; the encoded protein is MANVQNNPSRGVARTSASVIDMEHGRVPPQAVDLEEAVLGALLIDKNALNEVIDIISAEAFYKESHQAIFSTIKALFGESKPIDMLTVANYLKEEGKLDIAGGDYYLAQLTQRVSSSAHIEFHSRIIVQKYIQRELVRVSSEIIRDAFDETTDVLELLDKAEARLFEITEGNIKKNYDSAESLIQQALQNIEDISRKQGLSGVPSGFTQIDKLTSGWQKSDLVILAARPGMGKTAFALSMARNMAIDHQTPVAVFSLEMSSVQLITRLISSETGLSSEKLRKGNLEDFEWQQLHAKIKNLEKAPLFIDDTPALSIFDLRAKCRRLVSQHNVGVIIIDYLQLMTTGSDQKGGNREQEISTISRSLKSIAKEISVPVIALSQLSRAVETRGGSKRPLLSDLRESGAIEQDADIVSFIYRPEYYGLTEWDDEEHTLCEGQAEFILAKHRNGALDEVRLKFIGHLAKFSDLNDFGYSGGGFVESKMNNDDAFDDGQVPF
- a CDS encoding asparagine synthetase B; its protein translation is MARHILIPMDEAGQKNHLKAYGIAYWVIEREVTVQWLLNYRGGSFLIPYGEQIERECIVRDVSYDLIADVQANQILAEIASPEVNMDAVKLEKAPKIAVYSPKTAQPWDDAVTLALTYAEIPYDVVYDEEVLNDLLLLYDWLHLHHEDFTGQYGRFYRAFRNAPWYIDQKRDSETRAAALGYTKVSQAKLAVAQKIKNFTLAGGFLFAMCSATDSYDIALAAQGVDICEYMFDGDAADPAAQSKLDYSQTFAFEDFKLSMNPNEYEFSNIDATNTRPRKPEQDFFTLFDFSAKWDPVPTMLCQNHTRVVKGFMGQTTSYRNEVLKPDVLVMGENKAWGETRYIHGEFGEGTWTFYGGHDPEDYQHMVGDPKTELELHPNSPGYRLILNNILFPAAKKKKQKT